From the genome of Ptychodera flava strain L36383 chromosome 20, AS_Pfla_20210202, whole genome shotgun sequence, one region includes:
- the LOC139120316 gene encoding polycystin-1-like protein 2 isoform X1 encodes MAMYTPTYLTIVIMAIVVVQVRAVSYRYEVGTVQRNWADASSDCQTQGGILAKILNKNTQDTLEYLITAAGLSDNAVWFGLADEETQFYPDNCPQSSYTNWNSREPNSADERCVHLLPRSKGFTWNDLPCSYEIYYVCQYDDIPIVPRRPVVFWPLNTEYNLTDASGNGNDVILRGSVTAAQADAIESYFLPGQSDSFLKFPINDESILSFSVTIMLEVYAKSSSGSILNYGNNHGCSIFQESSNTVTASVVSYSGIRYSMSMTSLTSNDWNSLAISYDYDSGELKLWHDGGLVDCLNIGQTELNTTDALYISYNASAEGAAFQGYVTCLQVYDQALSQSEMQRVHSRCPVPSEPVDHWDLSGSCGFTTPSDECVQIDSCTDDKILSNLNGNDGVLYSAASLTDSPIAPYPSCAINLQKNFINFGNYSGTCVSDIGLCPLGITVSMWMRISVTESDCNGYILSSGGDTDQMRGVTIWLGRNSSGSCQLFFDVRNGLKKWRAGVNLPYDDHWFFSVFTFKEENDVKIYANGDQIAHDTLKQISIVHGDSSSLLVLGAKNDDLADDKHYISGSFSDLKIYFSELSAEMISSKYAAYTNRNYFGPKLWHDGARCGILYPMPSGKPSICNPDGDNGHCCSFYDWCGVGASYCSCTSCTDYRSLFGSCSPGWRSNGGSCYHFSSHLKTWQDAKDACQLIGGYLVTIETVSEQNFLEEQSMLRAESCLSPSNCNLWIGLQSANSGHRWISGNEAEYTEWAQGQPLTPPECVSISAADGKWYTENCENLAWYSCEMNDTLPTPKPVPTKSVLVDVAEDLADFIPFVSSSPAHSSNSEIMLIDVAKGLQNITGRLAKLDLSVNETIAMVGEITVFVDQIMSVVLHDAVKNESMLPNVTASSVEEKRQVTNTLLSTMDTLSGMMSDALEPGDEAVIQHLPTLSVYFEATSADNFEKTSAAFESSFGVKLPAMTDLLPEQNLNDSIFLTSFRTKGNLFTWGENSHTVGSDIMTLYFEDSDGDKIDVDGITTYISLSLNNPPIEFLDEATLLPTIYEDTGQSRYSWSLEAVDTFMAFQMKLNVSDISLNNSVRVYMSYNNTPTWNSFDFHANITATEGVLNIFIPNTEVEEAGNYVFSLFLPTVNMFNLTMSVTQHGCRYWDEDNEIWKRDGCMVSSESNTNTTVCLCNHLTSFGAAFYVVPPNPIDFDTVLDKFAHLDSNPSVFSTVIVIFALYLLIVIWARRKDRREKVVFNGLPLPSNGPNDRYAYEVSIMTGRERGSGTTSDVYIKLYGTASRTRATRIHSTCSDCQLFQRGSMHTFLLTSLSFLGDIKYLHVRHDNSGQGKNASWFLSEIIIKDLKTQKRYDFPCFRWLSRDHGDGKTQRVLTPWDGKGPKPGETLIGKAKGDLTDEHLWVSVIAKPYGTHFTRVQRVSCCLMLLLTSMVVSCMWYRSDYDDTKIKTIRLGPLTFTWHQIFVGIMSGLLVAPINFFVVELFRRSTKRRNSGRRSNVTMCQKLRHLFKKSPDKEHQSYQDEGIYISSTVSSEYSVLETATDKYYRSSQRERHVIEVGRVREDRFVNTQAKCQTMVAKEKKEKTPRKMSVFDKELTLPYPFIYVAWFLVFSVSIVSAFFTILYSMQWGNDKSIAFLKSLSVSLVEDILILQPVKVIGFAVILVLVSSIRRRNLRDLEEMDDVKAMAPAGVYSSDDETTRSLENDREEIEKTAVIGGAVKEIVLYFLFVSCLLIIVYNDRDINSYNMRTSLENLYFKNDIFKRITRGTTIFWEWIFDFLLPSIYPAHLYNGMPLPNELSALTADLTSFRVSPPRLLQYRVRPDLCKSPPIFNGSVACNVEYSGSSADRGVYDVGWLAVNTTEQISELSPWAYAGDIPSVLTGYDTIFSQYGDGGYTVHLGEAFGDSVSAIQSLWTHLWLDRSTRAIVIDWLVYCANLNLYGLIVVPFEFPTTGGIWVKPRVEIFRFDDYVGSYWIFLATLQLVFLGFLVYYIIKKVKMIYRERLKHFSSFWNWIETIKISLCLSGVGIYTYRFFKMRSVSDEVTKLGSVNMVQLSHLLDINQSYRRVVGLAVFIAMIQFLDLFKFHHRMSMLTATILRSATNLVHFAIFFAITLFAHAALIYASIGLTSLICSDILELLYKLLTLWLDNKNYADFVLTDHPVLGALFFFSFFISMYTLAINVFVSVIITSFTEAEESMPEKTSEYALLQLTWSYVKRLLGFGSDTEDVATDRRGKDQNVDSDMVYCDHLEDIDIKLDRILELAKSL; translated from the exons TTCCACGACGACCTGTTGTGTTCTGGCCTCTGAATACGGAGTACAACTTAACAGATGCTTCTGGTAACGGAAATGACGTCATACTTCGCGGTTCTGTCACTGCAGCACAGGCAGACGCCATCGAATCGTACTTTCTCCCCGGTCAATCTGATTCCTTTCTCAAATTTCCCATCAACGATGAAAGTATACTGAGTTTCTCTGTGACGATTATGCTGGAGGTGTATGCAAAATCCAGCAGTGGTTCAATTCTCAATTATGGGAATAATCACGGCTGTAGCATCTTTCAGGAGAGTTCGAACACGGTTACCGCCAGTGTCGTCAGCTATTCGGGGATCAGATATTCCATGTCAATGACCTCGCTCACCAGCAATGACTGGAATTCACTGGCGATATCCTATGATTACGACAGTGGCGAGCTCAAACTATGGCACGACGGCGGATTGGTCGATTGTCTCAACATAGGGCAGACCGAATTGAACACTACTGATGCACTGTATATAAGTTACAATGCAAGCGCTGAGGGCGCTGCTTTCCAGGGCTATGTGACATGTCTCCAGGTGTACGATCAAGCTTTGTCACAAAGTGAAATGCAAAGAGTTCACAGCCGTTGTCCCGTGCCGTCAG AACCAGTGGACCACTGGGATCTGAGTGGAAGCTGTGGCTTCACAACACCCTCCGATGAATGTGTACAGATTGACTCATGCACTGATGACAAGATTCTTTCTAACCTGAACGGCAATGATGGCGTACTCTATTCAGCAGCCAGCCTAACAGACTCCCCCATCGCACCGTATCCCAGCTGCGCCATCAATCTTCAGAAAAACTTCATCAACTTTGGCAACTATTCCGGCACCTGTGTGTCCGATATAGGACTCTGTCCCCTCGGGATAACCGTTTCAATGTGGATGCGAATAAGCGTCACCGAAAGTGACTGTAACGGGTATATTCTTTCGTCCGGTGGGGATACTGACCAGATGCGCGGTGTGACAATCTGGTTAGGCCGCAACAGTAGCGGATCGTGTCAACTGTTCTTCGATGTACGCAATGGCCTCAAAAAATGGAGGGCAGGGGTAAACCTTCCGTATGATGATCACTGGTTCTTCAGTGTGTTCACCTTTAAGGAGGAAAATGATGTTAAGATATACGCCAATGGTGACCAGATTGCTCATGATACACTGAAGCAAATATCGATAGTTCATGGTGACAGCAGTTCTCTTCTGGTTCTCGGAGCTAAGAATGACGATTTGGCGGATGACAAACACTACATCTCGGGTTCTTTTAGCGACCTCAAGATCTACTTTTCGGAGCTTAGTGCTGAGATGATTTCCTCGAAATACGCCGCGTATACAAATC GTAACTATTTTGGTCCGAAACTTTGGCATGATGGAGCCAGATGTGGTATCTTATATCCGATGCCAAGTGGCAAACCTAGCATCTGCAATCCAGATGGCGACAACGGCCATTGTTGCTCATTCTATGATTGGTGCGGTGTGGGTGCCAGCTATTGCTCTTGTACCTCTTGCACAGATTACAGATCGCTGTTTG GCAGCTGTTCTCCTGGTTGGCGTTCCAATGGTGGCTCTTGTTACCACTTCAGCTCCCATTTGAAAACTTGGCAAGATGCAAAAGACGCCTGCCAGTTGATAGGAGGTTATCTAGTTACCATCGAAACTGTCAGTGAGCAAAACTTTCTTGAAGAACAGTCGATGTTAAGGGCTGAATCATGTTTATCGCCCTCAAACTGTAATTTGTGGATAGGACTACAG TCTGCAAACAGCGGACACCGATGGATAAGTGGAAACGAAGCGGAATACACGGAGTGGGCACAAGGACAACCTTTGACCCCGCCGGAGTGCGTCTCAATCTCAGCTGCTGATGGGAAATGGTACACCGAGAATTGTGAAAATCTCGCGTGGTACAGTTGCGAGATGAACG ATACTCTTCCCACGCCAAAGCCGGTTCCCACCAAATCTGTACTGGTCGACGTCGCTGAGGATTTAGCTGATTTTATACCATTTGTTAGCAGCTCCCCAGCACACTCGTCCAATTCTGAGATAATG TTGATAGACGTCGCTAAAGGCCTGCAAAACATCACAGGCAGACTTGCTAAGCTTGATTTGAGTGTCAATGAAACTATAGCGATGGTCGGAG aaattactgtttttgtcGACCAGATCATGTCTGTGGTGCTACACGACGCCGTGAAGAATGAATCGATGTTGCCGAACGTGACAGCCTCGTCTGTGGAAGAAAAGAGACAAGTCACTAATACCCTACTAAGTACAATGGACACTCTATCAGGCATGATGTCCGATGCTCTGGAACCCGGGGACGAGGCTGTCATTCAACACTTACCAACTCTCTCGGTTTACTTTGAAGCCACGTCTGCTGACAATTTCGAAAAGACGTCTGCTGCATTCGAGAGTTCATTCGGGGTCAAACTGCCGGCCATGACAGATTTACTGCCCGAACAAAATCTAAACGATTCGATTTTCCTCACT TCCTTTCGCACAAAAGGAAACTTGTTTACGTGGGGAGAAAATTCACACACGGTAGGCTCAGATATAATGACGCTTTACTTTGAAGATTCCGATGGCGATAAGATAGATG TGGATGGCATAACAACTTACATAAGCCTTTCGCTGAACAACCCTCCCATCGAATTCTTGGATGAAGCGACGTTACTGCCGACAATATATGAAGACACGGGACAATCTAGATATTCCTGGAGTCTAGAG GCTGTCGACACTTTCATGGCATTTCAAATGAAGCTCAACGTTAGCGATATCAGCTTAAATAACTCTGTTCGTGTCTACATGTCTTACAACAACACCCCTACTTGGAACAGCTTTGACTTCCACGCTAACATCACCGCAACGGAGGGAGTGTTAAACATTTTCATCCCGAACACCGAAGTCGAAGAAGCCGGAAATTACGTCTTTTCTCTTTTCCTCCCAACAG TGAATATGTTCAATTTAACCATGTCAGTAACCCAACATGGATGCAGATACTGGGATGAAGACAACGAAATCTGGAAAAGAGACGGATGCATG GTTTCTTCAGAGTCAAACACGAACACCACCGTGTGTTTGTGCAATCACTTGACGTCATTTGGAGCAGCTTTTTACGTTGTTCCACCCAATCCAATCGACTTTGATACTGTGTTAGATAAGTTCGCTCACCTGGACAGCAACCCTTCGGTGTTTTCCACGGTCATCGTGATATTTGCATTGTATTTGCTGATCGTTATCTGGGCTAGACGCAAAGACAGACGAGAAAAAGTTGTG TTTAATGGTTTACCATTACCAAGCAATGGCCCGAATGATAGATATGCCTACGAAGTCAGCATTATGACGGGGCGGGAAAGAGGATCGGGAACGACGTCCGATGTGTACATAAAGTTGTACGGTACCGCCAGCAGAACCAGGGCAACTCGAATACACAGTACTTGTAGCGACTGTCAG TTGTTTCAACGGGGAAGCATGCACACGTTCTTACTCACTTCACTGTCGTTTCTTGGAGACATCAAGTACCTCCATGTGCGACACGACAACTCCGGACAAGGCAAAAACGCTTCCTGGTTTCTGTCGGAGATCATTATCAAGGACTTGAAGACGCAGAAAAG ATACGATTTCCCGTGTTTCCGTTGGCTTTCAAGAGACCACGGTGACGGTAAAACTCAACGTGTGCTGACACCATGGGATGGCAAGGGGCCGAAGCCAGGCGAGACCTTGATCGGGAAGGCCAAGGGCGACTTGACCGATGAACACCTATGGGTGTCAGTCATCGCAAAGCCTTATGGGACACATTTTACCCGAGTACAGCGTGTATCTTGTTGTCTGATGTTGTTACTGACATCGATGGTTGTAAGCTGTATGTGGTACAGGTCTGACTATGACGACACCAAAATAAAAACCATACGACTCG GTCCATTAACTTTCACCTGGCATCAGATATTTGTCGGCATTATGAGTGGCTTACTCGTTGCACCTATCAACTTCTTCGTTGTGGAACTTTTTAGAAGATCAACAAAGCGGCGGAATTCGGGTCGGAGAAGTAACGTAACTATGTGTCAGAAACTGCGGCACCTTTTTAAGAAATCGCCCGATAAAGAACATCAAAGTTACCAAGACGAAGGCATCTACATCAGTTCAACCGTGTCATCGGAGTACAGCGTGCTTGAAACTGCGACTGACAAGTATTACCGCTCCTCACAACGTGAGAGACACGTCATCGAAGTCGGCAGGGTTCGGGAAGACCGATTCGTGAATACACAAGCGAAATGCCAAACCATGGTTGCCAAGGAGAAGAAGGAGAAGACGCCGAGGAAAATGAGTGTGTTCGACAAGGAATTGACCTTACCCTATCCTTTCATTTACGTTGCTTGGTTCCTCGTGTTTTCTGTGTCGATAGTTTCAGCGTTCTTCACCATCTTGTACAGTATGCAATGGGGAAACGACAAGTCCATTGCATTCTTGAAGTCGCTTTCAGTGTCCTTGGTAGAAGATATACTAATTTTACAGCCGGTTAAG GTTATTGGATTTGCGGTAATTTTAGTACTTGTCTCCTCGATAAGAAGAAGAAACTTGAGAGACCTTGAAGAAATGGACGATGTAAAAGCTATGGCCCCGGCTGGCGTGTACTCCAGCGACGACGAAACAACAAGAAGTCTTGAAAACGATCGAGAAGAAATTGAGAAGACAGCAGTAATTGGAGGCGCTGTGAAAGAAATCGTTCTCTATTTTCTGTTTGTGTCCTGCCTGCTCATCATTGTCTACAATGACAGGGACATTAATTCTTACAACATGAGGACGTCCCTTGAAAacttatatttcaaaaatgatattttcaaaagg ATTACCAGAGGGACGACTATATTTTGGGAATGGATTTTTGACTTTCTTTTGCCATCAATATACCCTGCGCATCTCTACAACGGAATGCCACTACCAAACGAGCTGTCTGCTCTAACGGCTGACTTGACTTCGTTTAGGGTTTCGCCACCCCGCCTTCTTCAGTACAGAGTGCGTCCGG ATCTCTGCAAATCACCTCCCATTTTCAACGGCTCCGTGGCCTGTAATGTGGAATACTCCGGGAGCTCGGCTGACCGTGGGGTATACGATGTTGGATGGTTGGCGGTCAATACAACTGAACAGATTTCTGAGCTGTCGCCATGGGCATATGCAGGTGATATTCCTTCAGTGCTAACGGGATACGATACGATATTTTCGCAGTATGGAGATGGCGGTTATACTGTACACCTGG GTGAAGCCTTCGGCGATTCTGTTAGTGCTATACAATCTCTCTGGACGCACCTGTGGTTGGATAGGTCCACCAGGGCAATTGTCATCGATTGGCTTGTTTACTGTGCCAATCTGAATCTCTATGG GCTTATTGTCGTGCCGTTCGAATTTCCAACCACGGGTGGAATTTGGGTGAAGCCTAGGGTAGAAATATTTCGTTTTGATGATTATGTTGGAAGCTACTGGATATTCCTCGCCACTTTACAACTTGTTTTCCTCGGTTTCCTGGTCTATTATATTATTAAAAAGGTCAAGATGATTTATCGAGAAAGATTGAAACATTTCTCTTCATTTTGGAACTGGATCGAG ACGATCAAAATTTCCCTGTGCTTGTCTGGTGTTGGAATTTACACGTATCGATTTTTCAAGATGAGAAGTGTCAGTGACGAGGTGACCAAGTTAG GTTCTGTAAACATGGTCCAGTTATCTCACCTTCTTGACATCAACCAATCATATCGGAGGGTAGTCGGCTTAGCAGTATTCATAGCTATGATACAGTTCCTTGACTTGTTCAAATTCCATCACAGGATGTCCATGCTCACCGCCACCATTCTCCGCAGCGCTACTAATCTCGTCCACTTTGCGATCTTCTTCGCCATTACCCTGTTTGCACACGCAGCTTTGATCTACGCTAGCATTGGTCTGACGTCACTTATCTGCTCCGACATTTTGGAACTCCTTTACAAATTACTGACGCTGTGGCTCGATAACAAGAACTATGCGGATTTTGTGCTTACTGACCACCCGGTGCTTGGGGCGCTgttcttcttctccttcttcATCAGCATGTACACTTTAGCCATCAATGTTTTCGTGTCTGTCATAATAACTTCATTCACTGAAGCAGAGGAAAGTATGCCCGAAAAGACGAGTGAATATGCCCTTTTACAGTTAACATGGTCTTATGTTAAACGTCTTTTAGGATTCGGTTCAG ATACCGAAGACGTAGCCACCGACAGAAGAGGGAAAGATCAAAACGTTGACAGTGACATGGTGTACTGTGATCATCTTGAAGATATTGATATTAAGTTAGATCGAATACTAGAATTGGCCAAAAGTTTATAG